The Candidatus Hydrogenisulfobacillus filiaventi sequence GGATGACCGTGGCGAAATAGAGGCGCTTACCGCTGGGATCGAACTGCTCGTTGTAGTAGACTCCCGGCGAACGCACCAGCTGGCTGACGATAACCCGCTCGGCCCCGTTGATGATAAAGGTGCCTTTCTCGGTCATGAGCGGGAAATCGCCCATGAACACGTCCTGCTCCTTGACTTCGCCGGTGTCCTTGTTGATGAGGCGCACCCGCACATGCAGCGGGGCCGAGTAGGTAACGTCGCGGGCCTTGCACTCCTCCACCGAGTACTTGGGGGTCTTCAGGGTGTAGTCGACGAACTCCAGGCTCAAGTTGCCGGTAAAGTCCTGAATCGGGGAGATGTCGCGGAAGGTTTCGCGCAGCCCTTCCTCCAGGAACCAGTTGTAGGACTTCTGCTGGATCTCGATGAGGTTGGGCATGTCGAGCACTTCGTTGATGTGCGAGAAACTGACCCGCTGCCGGCGCCCCGCTTGGACAACATGTGCCATCGAGCTTCAGCTCCTTGATTCGGTGGTTTGCCCCAGTGCCAGGTTCCCGTCCGCGAGCCGGCCCCGGCTCAGGCTGGGCAGAGGCGAGGACGCCCATCAACCGACCGCCGCACGGTGCTTCAGCCGGTCAAAGGCTCCGCCCGGCGCGCTCGGTTGGGCGCGCTATCAATGAGTGATGGATGACGCCGTTGTCCGCCGGCTCCCCCGGGGAGCCGCCCCGAACCCGATTCATGCAACCTCCGTGCCCGCCCCTCCGGGCCCGTGGGGCCCGGCCTCCCTGCCTGCATGACCCTTCGGGAAAAGCGCTTAGCCGCCTGTGCGTCCCCCCAGGCTGCTAAAAGCTGACAAAACAATCGCAAGTGGGTATAATAGCACAAGCCCGCCGCCGGATCAAGGGCTCGATCCGGCAGCGGGCACGTCGGTTGCAGCCTACTTGATCTCCACCGTGGCGCCGGCTTCCTCAAGCTTGGCCTTGGCCGCCTCGGCGTCGGCCCGGCTGATCTTCTCCTTGACCGCCTTGGGCGCCCCGTCGACCAGGGCCTTGGCCTCGGTCAGGGACAGCCCGGTCAGCTCGCGCACCGCCTTGATGACCTGCACCTTCTTGTCGCCGGCGGAGGTCAGCACCACGTCGAACTCGGTTTGCTCAACCTCCTCGGCCGGGCCGGCCGCCGCACCGGCGGCTCCGGGCGCGGCCACCGGGGCCGCCGCCATCACCGGGGCGGCAGCGCTGACCCCGAATTCCTCCTCCAGGGCCTTCACCAGCTGGGAGAGCTCGAGCACGCTCATCCCCTTGACCATTTCCACGATCTCGGACACGTTGGCCACGGCCATACCTCCTTCAATGGTTGCGGCCCCCTGCGGGGTCCGTGCCTCCCTGGCAGCCCCGTCCTCAGGACGCGGCCGCCTCCCGCTGCGCGCGCACCTGATCGAGGGCCCGGACCAGCTGGGCGGGGATTTCGTTCAAGGTCCACACCAGGTTGCGGATGGGCGCCGCCATGGTACCCACCACCTGGGCCAACAGCACCTCGCGGCTGGGCAGGTCCGCCAGGGCCCGCACCCCGGCCGCGTCCAGCACCTCGCGGCCCAGGATGCCTGCCTTGACCGCCACCTGGCGGTATTCCCGTGCCGCCTGGGCCATGAGCCGGGCCGGGGCGACGGGATCCACGGTCGAGACCGCCAGCATGGTCTGCCCTTCCAGGTAGGGCTCCAGGCCCTCCACGCCTGCCTCCCGGGCGGCGATCCCGAGCAGGGTGTTCTTGACCACCTTGAGCCGGACCTGCTCCGCCCGCAGCTTGTTGCGCAGGGCGTTCATCTGGTGGGCGGCCAGGCCCCGGAAGTCGGCCAGGACCACGCCCTGGGCCTCCGTCAGCATTTCGCGCATCTCCGCCACCGCGGCCACCTTCGCCGGCGTCGGCATCCGTCCACCCCCCGACAAAAAAGCCTCCCCCCAAGACGGGCAGAGGCATGGGAACAGGAAGCAGGCTTCCCTCTATCCGGTTCATGCCTGGACGGGATATTAAGCCCGAAGGCACCCGCCGTCTTGGGTCCGGATCCGTTGATACCGGATCCGGCCCCCGTTGTCAACCGGCCACGGGCGGCACCAGGCCCACCCGTTCGTAAACCCGGGCCAGCATGGGCTCCGCCAGGCTGCGGGCCCGGGCCGCCCCGGCCGCCAGCACCCGGTCCAGCTCGGCCCCCTCCAGGATGTCCAGGTAGCGGCGGCGGACGGGGTCGAGGGCCGCCACCACCACATCGGTCAGCTCCTGCTTGAAGACGCCGTAGCCGGCACCGCGGGCCCGGAAGCGGGCGGCCACCTCCTCCACCGGCTCCTCCGCCAGCAGGGCGTAAATAGTCAACAGGTTGCTGAGGGCGGGCTTGTGTTCGGGGTCATAGAGGATCTCCCGCCCGGAATCGGTCACCGCACGGCGGATCTTGGCCGCGATCAGGTCCGGGTCGTCGCTGAGGGCAATGTAGCTGTAGGGATTGGCGCTGGACTTGCTCATCTTCCGGGTGGGATCGTCCAGCGCCATGATCCGCCCGCCCAGTTTGGGAATCAGCGGCTCCGGCACGGTGAAGGTCTCCCCGAAGCGGCTGTTGAACCGCTGGGCCAGGTCCCGGGTAAGTTCCAGGTGCTGCTTCTGGTCCTCCCCTACCGGCACCAGGTCGGTACGGTACAACAGGATGTCCGCTGCCATCAAGGCGGGATAGGTGAAGAGGGAGGCGCTCACCACGGCCTTGCCGGCCGCCTTGTCCTTGAACTGGGTCATCCGCTCCAGTTCCCCGAAGTGGACCAGCGACTCCATGATCCAGGCCAGCTGGGTGTGGGCCGGAACATGGGACTGCACAAACAGGGTGGCCCGCGCCGGGTCCAGCCCCACCGCCAGGAATACCGCCGCCAGCTGCCGGGTCTGGGCGGTGAGGGCTGCCGGATCCTGGGGAACCGTGAGGGCGTGCAGGTCCACCAGGCAGTACAGGCAGTCGGCCTGGTCCTGCAGGGCCACAAACTGCCGCAATGCCCCCAGGTAGTTGCCCAGGGTCACCACCCCGCTGGGCTGCACCCCCGAAAATACCCGCGATGCCACCGGTTTACCCGCCTCCCGCCGGAGCCTCGGCTCCCTTGTCCCCCTTATTCTAGCGGATTCCGGCCCCGGCCTTAAACCGCGGCCAGCGCCCGCTGCACGATCCGGTCCACCAGCCGGGGAAAGGGCAGCCCGGCCGCCGCTGCAGCCTTGGGCAGGAGGGAATTCGGGGTGAGGCCGGGCAGGGTGTTGACCTCCAGCAGCACCGGCCCGCCGGGGGTGAGGATGAAATCCGCCCGGGAGAGGCCCCGCGCCCCCAGGGCCCGGTGCGCCTCCAGGGCCAGGGCCCCCAAGCTCTCCGCATCGGCCGGGTCCAGCGGGGCGGGGCAGATTTCGTCCGCCCCGCCGGTCTCGTATTTGCTGGCGAAGTCGAAGAAGCGGCCGCGCCGGGGCCGGATGGCCACCGGCGGCAGGGGCCGGGGTTCCCCGTCCGCGTCCTCCAATACCGCCACCGTGATTTCGGCCCCGTCCAGCCACGGTTCCACCAGCGCCGCCGGGGCCACCGCCAGGGCCGCCGCCAGGCCCTCGGCCGCCGCCGCCTCCCCCTCGGCCCGGCTGACCCCGACACTGGAGCCGCCCACGTTGGGTTTAATGGCCACCACCGGCCCCAACGCCGTCACCGCCGCCAGCACGCCGGAGCGGTCCGCCTGCCAGGTCGCGCGGTCCACCAGGATTTCCGCCGCCACCGGCAGACCCGCCTGCCGGAAGACCCGCTTGGCCATGACCTTGTCCATGGCCAGGGCTGAGGCCAGGCGTCCGCTGCCGGTGTAAGGCACCCCCAGGGTCTCCAGAAACCCCTGAATGGTACCATCCTCCCCGAAGGTCCCGTGCAAGGCCAGAAAGGCCAGGTCCACATCGGCCAGCAGGGCGGCCCCGCGGATGGCTTCCTCCCTCCGGGGCCGTGGCGGGGCCCCTTCCGGCACGAGCGGTACCCCGGCCGGATCGGTGGTGCGTTCCCAACGACCGTCGCGGTGAATCACGAGGGCGCTGACCCGGTAGCGGGACCGGTCCAGGGCCTCAAACACCATGCGCCCGCTGGCGAGGGACACCGCGTGCTCGGTGGAGGGCCCCCCCATGATGACGCTAACATGCGGCAGTGGCGCCATAATCGCTGCTCCTTCCCCGCGGCGGCCTCGCCGGCCGCCCCTGCGCGCCGCTTCGGTCACCCTTTGCTACCTATGCAGGCCAAGCCTGCACGCGCTACCATTTGGCGGGGGCGGCTCCGGGCACTTCCCCGACAGGCCCGCCCCGATGTGTCCGGCCCGGAACATACAGAATCTGTTAGATCCGGCAACCTGCTACCGGTTCCGGGCGTTTGCGTTGGTGAAGAACCGGCACCCCTCAGCCCCTGACCGGGGTGGAGGACCCGGGATTGCACGAAGGAGGCTCTGGCACGATGGCCCACCCTGCGCGCTCCGGTTGGGGCTTGGCGGTGAGCGCCGGCATCGGGCTGGCGGTGCTGGCCGCCGCCGCCGGCTGGTACTACGGGCACGGGTTCCCGGCGTCCCGCCCCCTCCCGGCCGCGTCGCGGCCGGCGCGCGTCCACCGCGCCCGTCCCCGTCCGGTCCCGCCCGCGCTGACGGTGACGGTGTCCCCCGCCTCGGGCACGGTCTGGGGCCGGCTGGCGGAGCCCATCACCCTGCATTTCTCCCAACCGGTGGCGGCCGACGGCTTCCGTCCGCCGGCCCTGTCCCCCGCCGTCCCCGGCCGCTGGGTCCGGGTCTCCGCCCGCACCTGGAGCTTCGAACCGCAGCAGCCCTGGTATCCCTTGAGCGTGGTCCGCCTGCGCCTGGCGGCCGGCGTGCAGGCGGTGAACGGGGCCCACCTCCCGCGGGCGGTCCAGGCCCGCTGGGCAGCCCCGCCCGGATCCGACCTCACCCTGGATGAGGCCCTGGCCCGCCTGGGCTACCTGCCGGTCAGCTTCACCCCGGCGGTGCCCTGGCCACAAGGCACCGCCGCCTGGCTGGCGGTGCTGCGCCACCCCTTGCCCGGATCCTTCAGCTGGGCCTATCCCGACATCCCCGCTCAGCTGGCGGGCCTCTGGCAGCCCGGCAGCGCCAATTTACTGCTGCGGGGAGCGGTGATGGCCTTCGAGCGGCAGCACGGCCTGCCCACCGACGGGGTGGCGGGCCCCGCTGTCTGGCAGGCCCTGGTAGCCGCCCTGGCCGCCGGGCAGACCAACCCCGACGGCTACACCTATGTGCTGGTGCAGGAGACCCTGCCGGAAACCCTGTACCTGTGGCATGACGGGCAGGTGGTGCTGACATCCCTGGCCAACACCGGCATCCCTCAATCTCCCACCCTGCTGGGCACCTTTCCCATTTATCTGCGCTACCGCAGCCAGGACATGCGGGGCGTCAACCCCTGGGGGCAGCCCTACAACGACCCCGGCGTCCCTTTTGTCAACTACTTTGCCGAAGCCGACGCCATCCATGGATTCGTCCGCGCCCGCTACGGCTTCCCTCAGAGCCTGGGCTGTGTGGAGCTGCCGGTGCCGGAGGCGGCAGCGGTCTGGCCCTACCTCCACATCGGCACCCTGGTCACGGTGCTGCCTCCCGGCACCCCGGCCGGGCTGCCGGGGGCGCCCCCACCGGGCGGCACCGCGCCCGGCGCCAGCCAAAGCAGCAGCGGATCCGGCACCGCTTCCGGAAGCGGCGGCGGCAGCACCCCTGTGCCGCCCCCACCCCCGCCGCCCCCGGGCGGCGGGGTGCCCTCCAACACCACCGGCTGAGGCCGCCCTAAAAAAGAGCGCTGCCCGCGGACGGGCAGCGTCGGCGGGGGCCGCCTCAGGCTCCCTGGGCGACCCGGGAAACCTCCAGGGGGTTGACCGGCACCCCGGGCCCCATGGTGGAACTGACGGTGACCCCGCGGATGTACTGGCCCTTGGCGGCCGCGGGGCGCGCCTTGTTGAGGGCATCGATGAGGGCGGCCAGGTTCTCGACCAGGTGCTCGACCGGGAAGCTCACCCGTCCGATGGGGACGTGGACGATGCCGGCCTTTTCCGTGCGGTATTCCACCTTGCCCAGCTTAATCTCGCGCACGGCGGTGGCCACATCCATGGTGACGGTGCCGGTCCGGGGGTTGGGCATGAGGCCCTTAGGGCCGAGGATCTTCCCCAGGCGGCCCACCAGTCCCATCATGTCCGGCGTCGCCACCGCGGTGTCAAAGCCGGTCCAGCCGTTCTGAATGCGCTCGGCCAGGTCCTCATCCCCCACGAAGTCAGCCCCGGCCTCCTGGGCCTCCCGGGCCTTGTCGCCCTTGGCGAAGACCAGCACCGTGCGCGAACGCCCAGTGCCGTGCGGCAGCACCACCGCCCCTCGCACCACCTGGTCGGAGTGGCGGGGGTCCACGCCCAGACGGACGGCGACGTCCACGCTCTCGTCGAACTTGGCGAAGGCCAGTTCCTTCACCAGCTGCAGGGCCTCCTCCGGCGCATAGAGCCGGGTACGGTCCAGGCGGCCTTCCGCCGCCTTCATCTTCTTGCCCACCTTGGCCATCTCCTGCCATGCCTCCCTGCCGTCACCCCCGGGGCTGCGCCCCGGGGCCGGTGTGGTTGTCGGACCGCGCCTCCCACAAGGCATGTCCGCGTGCTAGTCGCCGATCTCCACGCCCATGCTGCGGGCGGTCCCCTCAATCATGCGCTCCGCTGCCTCCACGGTGGGCGCGTTGAGGTCGGGCATCTTGGTCTGGGCAATCTCCCGCAGCTGGGCGCGGGTAAGGGTGCCCACCTTCTTGGCCTTGGGGTTGGCGGACCCGCTTTCCAGCCCCAGGGCCTTCTTGATCAGCACCGACGCCGGCGGGGTCTTGGTCACGAAGGTGAAGGACCGGTCCTCGTAAACCGTAATCTCCACCGGCACGATGGTGCCGGCCTGACTGGCCGTGCGCTCGTTGTACTCCTTCACGAAGGCCATGATGTTGACCCCGTGCTGGCCGAGGGCGGGACCTACCGGCGGGGCCGGGGTGGCCTTGCCGGCCGGGATTTGCAGCTTGATGACGGCCGCAACCTTTTTCGGCACTGTTCTTCCCCTTTTCCGTCAACGGCCGCCGGGATCAGTGCACCTCGGCGACCTGCTCGTAGTCGAGTTCAAGCGGGGTTTCCCGCCCGAACATGGAGACAATGACCCGAACCTTGGCACGGTCGGGCAAGATGGCATCAATCCGGCCCGTAAAGCCCTCGAAGGGCCCTTCCCGGACCGTGACCTCCTGGCCCACGCTGAAGTTGACCCGCGGCAGGTCCGGGGTTCCCGAGAGGTCCTGACCCAGGATCATGCGCACCTCCTCGTCCTGCAGCGGGATGGGCCGGGTGCCGGAGCCCACAAAGCCGGTGACGCCGGGGGTGTTGCGCACGACATACCAGGAGTCGTCGGTCAGGATCATCTCCACCAGCACATACCCGGGGAAGACCTTCTTCTTGACCAGCCGCTTCTTGCCGTCCTTCACCTCGATTTCGTCGTCCATGGGCACGACGACCCGGAAGATCTGGTCCTGCATGCCCATCGACTCCACGCGCCGCTCCAGGTTGGCCTTCACCTTGTTCTCGTAACCCGAATAGGTGTGGATGACGAACCAGTCCTTGCGGACCTGTTCAGACTCCATGGGAACCCGCCGCCTCCCCACAAAAAATGCGCCAAGCCGGCATCGTTGGCCAAAAACCCGCCTAGCGCAACCAATCAGCGGATGAACTGGGCCAGGCCCCAATTGAAAACCGCATCGAGCCCCGCAATGATTAAGGCCACCACCAGCGAACTCAGAACGACGAAGGCCGTGTATGACAAGGTCTGCCGGGGCTTGGGCCAGATCACCTTCTTAAGCTCCGCCCCCACCTCCCGCAGGTACTTGCGCGAGCGGGCAACGGCCGAAGGGCGCACGGTGCCGTTAGGCTGCATGACCTTCCCCACTTCTTCCGGCCTTCTCCCTCCTGCGCCCCTCAGCGGGTTTCGCGGTGCAGGGTGTGGTGACGGCACCACCGGCAGTACTTGTTGCGCTCCAGCCGGTTGGGCGTGTTCTTCTTGTTCTTGGTGGTCGTATAGTTGCGCCGCTTGCACTCGGTGCATGCGAGCGTGATGATGGTCTGCATCGGCACCCCTCCCAGATATGCGGATGGATTTTATCACAGCCATGGCGGGGCGTCAATTTCCGCCTGCGTCCCGGACGCTTGAACCCTCTGACAATTGCGACAGCAATACCGCATGCCTCCTCCCGCCGGCCCGGAGTAGAAAGGTGGGGGCTGGGCGGACCCATACCTGCGGGGGTAGGTTGGAATTAGTCAATCCGGGTCGGACCCGTCGACGGTCGTCCCCTCGATCGCGAACAAACGGACCGGCCGGACTTGACCTTACCAGCCGGCCCTGCCCGGCAGGACCACCGGCATACCTGGCCCGCCCCTGCGGGCACGGGAGGGATGATCCATGCAGACCACACGCCGGGGCACGGCTGCCCTCGCAGCCGGCACCCTGGTGCTGATGCTGGCGGGCGCGGTCCCCGCCACCACCGCCGACCAGGGCTGGAACGGGGTGGCCCAGCCCCCCGCTTATCAGGAACGCATCTTCCCGCCCTGGAGTCACGGCGCCAACGACCCTGCAACCCATCAGGGGCTGCACTTCACGGTGCCGGAAGTGGACGATATGCCCGACTTCCACGGCGACCTCAACCATCCGAAGCTGGTCATCTTCGTGGGCGGCAATTACTTCTTCGCCATGGCGCCCCTGGTGGCCGCCTTCGAGCAGGAGCACCCGTCCCTCAAGGGCCGCATCTTCTATGAGACGCTGCCCCCGGGTATCCTGGTCAAGCAGATGCAGGACCAGGACACCATCACCGTCGGCAACCTGACCTTCACGGTACATCCGGACGTCTACGCCGCCGGTCTGCGCAAGGTGGACGGCCTCATCCGCGCCGGGATGCTGCAGGGGCCGGCGGTGCCCTACGTCACCAACGACCTCGCCATCATGGTCCCCAAGGGCAACCCCGGTCACGTCACCGGCCTGACCGATCTGGGGCGGCCGGGGCTGCGGCTGTCCATGCCCAACCCGGCCTACGAAGGGGTGGCGCGGCAGATTGAAGCCTCCCTGGTCAAGGCCGGCGGCCCCGCCCTGGAGAAAGAGGTCTACCAGACCAAGGTAGCGGACGGGCAAACCATCCTGACCCACATCCACCACCGGCAGACGCCGCTTTACCTGATGCAGGGGATCGCCCAGGCGGGGGTGACCTGGAAGTCGGAGGCCATCTTCCAGGAGATGGCGGGCCACCCCATCTCCTATATCCCCATCCCGGCCCGGTACAACACCACCGCCACGTACGCGGCCGCGGTGGTCAAAGGCGCCCGGCACCCGCGCGCGGCCGAGGAATGGGTGCACTTCCTGGCCTCGCCCCAGGCGCTGGCCATCTTTGAGCGCTACGGCTTCAAGCCCGTACCGCCCTCGAAGCCGGACGCCGGGCCGGTGATCCCGCCCTTCGCCAGCTCGCCGGTGGCTTTTCCGGTCTCTCCCGCCCGCGACTACCTGAAGACCGCCGCCACCCCCGGCCGCCACGGCATCCTGCCCGATGCCCTGGGCCTGCCCGTCTCCCCGGTATACTTCCCGGGCCTGGCCGGCTGGGTGGAGGGAAGGACCACCACCTCGGCCCCGGTCTGGTGGTTCAGCAAGACCGGCAACACCATCCCCAAATATGATGGCCTGGTCATCCGGCAGAGCCGGGTGGAGGGAAACACGGTGGTCATCCCGGCCGGCGGGCTCCTGTACTACGCGTCCCCCGCCCGGGGGGAATTGCCCCTCTCGGCCTCGCCGGAGTACATCCTGGGCAAGCGGTACTACTTCGTCAACTACGACCCCCACATCTACGTGAAGCGCAACTTCACCCTGCCCGTGGGGGGATCGGTGGTTATCGGCAACCAGGTCTACACCCTGGCCGTAGCCCACAAGACACGGGTCAACCCGGTCCCGGTGCTGCACTGGCGCACCCTCGGCGGTTTCAGCATCCGTCCCTACCCCGTGAGCCTGCGTTTCGAGCACCCGCAAGCGGGGGTGGAGCGTAACCAGCCCGCCCTGGACTACCTGCAGGGGGTCATCCGCTCGGTGGACGGCAACCGCAGCGTTACCTTCGCCTCCCTGACCGGCACCGGGGTGGACCACGAATGGTGGAGCCCCGACCTGGCCTTCAACGGCTACGCGGCCGCAGGACAGGTCATCCCGGCCGGCACCGCCCAGGTGCACGTGCAGGCGGTGGACCCCAAGGCGGGCACCGTGACCGTCAGCCTCTGGCAGGACGGCCGCCGGCTGGCCACCCGCGTCCTGGGTCCCCTCACCCACCCGCAGTGGCTGCCGGAAGACAGCGCCCAGCGGGCACGCGCGCTCTGGATTGACGGCAGCACGGAGGTGGAGATCGCGCCCAACCCGGTGGCGGACGAATTCCAGGGCAGCCGGGTGCACCTGCGGGTCTACGGCCAGGTGTCCGAACTCACCAGCGGCCAGCCGGCCCTGCCCTTCTCCCGCCGCTTCGACTACCTGGGCCTGGTCTGCCCCATCGGGCACCACGTGGGCCTCATGCTCTACAACCCCAAGCCCATCGTCCTGCGGCCGGGGGTCCCCTTCCGCGGACCGGCCGGCTACTTCACCCTCACCGTGGACCGCATCGCCGGGCGCACGGTAACCTACACCCTGGCCAATCCCGCCGAGCCGGCAGGGGTCGCCTACAGCCGCTACACCTTCACCAAACAGGACGGCAACATCGACACCCTGGGCGGCCAGGGCCGGGACATCTACGGCCTCATCGCCACCCTCACCGCTACCTACGGCGGCAACCCCGCCTTCGCTCAGGACTTCCTGAGCCAGGTCTGGCCGGGCGGCAACTACCGCACCGGGCACGGGGCACCGGCTCCGGTCACCGGCTCCTGACCCCCCGGCCGGGGGAGAGGAATCCGGAGGCCCGCCGGCGAATGCTATACACGGCCGGGAGGGGGCGCCGTCCGGGCGCCCCCTCCCGCTGTTCCGCCGCCGGCTTGCGGCGGCTACCGGCGCACTGCAAAGGAGCGGATGGTATGAGCAACGGCAGCATGGTCCCCGGCCCCCTCTCCCCGGAGGAACTGCAGGCGGTTGACGCCTGGTGGCGGGCGGCCAACTACCTGGCCCTGGGCATGCTCTACCTCCAGGACAATCCCCTGCTGAAACGGCCGCTGGAACCCTCGGACATTAAGGCCCGCCTGCTGGGCCACTGGGGGTCCGACCCCGGGCAGTCCTTCATCTGGGCCCATCTCAACCGCGTGATCCGGGCCCGCGACCTCAACATGATCTACATTGCCGGCCCCGGTCACGGGGCTCCTGCCACCCTGGCCAACGCCTACCTGGAGGGCACCTATCCCGAGGTCTATCCCGACCGGGGGTGGGATGAGGAAGGTATGAAGCGCTTTTTCAAGCTCTTCTCCTTCCCCGGCGGCGTGGGCAGTCACTGCACCCCGGAAACCCCCGGATCCATCCACGAGGGTGGGGAGCTCGGGTACAGCCTGTCCCACGGGTTCGGGGCCGCGTTCGACAACCCCGACCTCATCGTGACCGTGGTGGTCGGCGACGGCGAGGCCGAAACCGGCCCCATGGCCACCTCCTGGCACTCCAACAAGTTCCTCAACCCGGCCCGGGACGGCGCCGTGCTGCCCATCCTGCATCTCAACGGCTACAAGATCGCCAATCCCACCCTGCTAGCCCGCATCCCCGAAGAGGAACTGCTCGACCTCTTCCGCGGCTACGGCTACACCCCCTACGTGGTGGCGGGGGAGGATCCCGCCGTCATGCACCAGCAGATGGCCGCTACCCTGGATACCTGCCTGGACACCATCCGCGACATCCAGCGCCGGGCCCGGACAGGGGACAGCGGGAAGCGCCCGCGCTGGCCCATGATCATCCTGCGCACGCCGAAAGGCTGGACCGCCCCCCGCACCGTGGACGGCCATTATGTGGAAGGCTACTGGCGGGCCCATCAGGTCCCCATCCCTGATGTGACCACCAACCCCGAGCACCTGCGCCTGCTGGAGGACTGGCTGCGCAGCTACCGGCCCCAGGAGCTGTTCGAGCCCTCGGGGCGGCCGGCCGCCTTCCTGCGGGCCCTGGCCCCTACCGGCCCGCGCCGGATGAGCGCCAATCCCCACGCTAACGGCGGCCTCCTGCGGAAGCCCCTGCGCCTGCCCGACTTCCGCGCCTATGCGGTGGCAGTCCCGCACCCGGGGGCGGTGGAAGCCGAGAACACCGCCGTGCTGGGCACCTACCTGCGCGACGTCATCCGCCGCAACCCCCGCAACTTCCGCCTCTTCGGGCCGGACGAGACCGCCTCCAACCGCCTGCAGGCGGTGTACGAGGCCACCGGCAAGGCCTGGATGGCGGAAAACCGGCCGGAAGACCAGGACGAGGGACATCTCTCCCCGGACGGCCGTGTGATGGAAATGCTGAGCGAACACACCCTCGAGGGCTGGCTGGAAGGTTACCTGCTTACCGGCCGCCATGGCCTCCTGAACTCCTACGAAGCCTTCGTGCACATCATCGACTCCATGGTCAACCAGCACGCCAAATGGATCGAGAAGGCCCGGCAGGAGGTCACCTGGCGCGCGCCCATCGCCTCCCTTAACATCCTCATCAGCTCCACGGTGTGGCGGCAGGACCACAACGGCTTTACCCACCAGGACCCCGGCTTCCTGGATGTGGTCACCAACAAGCAGGCGGGGGTCGTCCGCATCTACCTGCCCCCGGATGCCAACTGCCTGTTGAGCGTGGCCGACCATTGCCTGGCCAGCACCGATTACGTGAACGTGATCGTAGCGGACAAACAGCCGCACCTGCAGTACCTCGACATGGACAGCGCAGCCACCCACTGTGCCAAGGGCATCGGCCTCTGGGACTGGGCCGGCACCGATGCCGACGCCGAACCGGAGGTGGTGATGGCGGCTGCCGGGGACGTCGCCACCATGGAGGCGCTGGCCGCTACCGCCCTCCTCCGGCAGCACTTCCCCGACCTGCGCCTGCGGTTCGTCAACGTGGTCGACCTCTTCAAGCTGCAGCCGCCCAGCCAGCACCCGCATGGCCTGCCGGACCGGGACTACGATAGCCTGTTCCCGCCCGGGGTGCCGGTGGTGTTCAACTTCCACGGCTACCCCGCCCTGGTGCACAAACTCACCTACCGCCGGGCCCACCACGACCGCCTGCATGTGCATGGCTACCGCGAGGCCGGCAGCATCAACACGCCCCTGCAGCTGGCCATACTGAACGGCATCGACCGCTTCCACCTCGCCATCGACGCCATCGACCAGGTCCCCCGCCTGGGTTCGCGGGGCACCCACGTTAAGGAATGGTTGAAGGATGAGATCCTGCGCCATCTGGCCTATGCCTGCGAACACGGCATCGATCCGCCGGAAATCCGCAACTGGCGCTGGCCGCAGGACCTTTAGCCCCCGACCGCCGGCGCCCGGTGGACCCCGGGCGCCGGGGCCGGGCCCTTACAGCCAGGCGTCTGGCTGCGCCAGCCGTCCGGCCA is a genomic window containing:
- a CDS encoding putative phosphoketolase (Evidence 3 : Putative function from multiple computational evidences), with amino-acid sequence MSNGSMVPGPLSPEELQAVDAWWRAANYLALGMLYLQDNPLLKRPLEPSDIKARLLGHWGSDPGQSFIWAHLNRVIRARDLNMIYIAGPGHGAPATLANAYLEGTYPEVYPDRGWDEEGMKRFFKLFSFPGGVGSHCTPETPGSIHEGGELGYSLSHGFGAAFDNPDLIVTVVVGDGEAETGPMATSWHSNKFLNPARDGAVLPILHLNGYKIANPTLLARIPEEELLDLFRGYGYTPYVVAGEDPAVMHQQMAATLDTCLDTIRDIQRRARTGDSGKRPRWPMIILRTPKGWTAPRTVDGHYVEGYWRAHQVPIPDVTTNPEHLRLLEDWLRSYRPQELFEPSGRPAAFLRALAPTGPRRMSANPHANGGLLRKPLRLPDFRAYAVAVPHPGAVEAENTAVLGTYLRDVIRRNPRNFRLFGPDETASNRLQAVYEATGKAWMAENRPEDQDEGHLSPDGRVMEMLSEHTLEGWLEGYLLTGRHGLLNSYEAFVHIIDSMVNQHAKWIEKARQEVTWRAPIASLNILISSTVWRQDHNGFTHQDPGFLDVVTNKQAGVVRIYLPPDANCLLSVADHCLASTDYVNVIVADKQPHLQYLDMDSAATHCAKGIGLWDWAGTDADAEPEVVMAAAGDVATMEALAATALLRQHFPDLRLRFVNVVDLFKLQPPSQHPHGLPDRDYDSLFPPGVPVVFNFHGYPALVHKLTYRRAHHDRLHVHGYREAGSINTPLQLAILNGIDRFHLAIDAIDQVPRLGSRGTHVKEWLKDEILRHLAYACEHGIDPPEIRNWRWPQDL